A single window of Myxocyprinus asiaticus isolate MX2 ecotype Aquarium Trade chromosome 34, UBuf_Myxa_2, whole genome shotgun sequence DNA harbors:
- the LOC127425618 gene encoding retinoic acid receptor RXR-beta-A isoform X8, translated as MSMFSRNTEINSTVSMSGLHAVSSSDDVKPPFGLKPLSAHSPGPMVSQKRLCAICGDRSSGKHYGVYSCEGCKGFFKRTVRKDLSYTCRDNKDCLVDKRQRNRCQYCRYQKCLAMGMKREVVQDERQRSVQEERQRNKEREGEVESTSAANEEMPVEKILEAEMAVEQKTELHADGSSGGSSPNDPVTNICQAADKQLFTLVEWAKRIPHFSELSLDDQVILLRAGWNELLIASFSHRSITVKDGILLATGLHVHRNSAHSAGVGAIFDRESAHNAEVGAIFDRVLTELVSKMRDMQMDKTELGCLRAIILFNPDAKGLSSPSEVELLREKVYASLEAYCKQRYPDQQGRFAKLLLRLPALRSIGLKCLEHLFFFKLIGDTPIDTFLMEMLEAPHQLT; from the exons ATGAGCATGTTTTCCAGAAACACAGAG ATCAACTCCACCGTGTCGATGTCAGGCCTGCACGCCGTCAGCAGCTCTGATGACGTGAAGCCACCATTTGGTTTGAAGCCACTGTCGGCCCACAGCCCTGGACCCATGGTCTCACAGAAACGTTTATGTGCTATCTGTGGGGATCGCTCCTCTG GTAAGCACTATGGTGTGTACAGCTGCGAGGGCTGCAAGGGCTTTTTCAAGCGTACTGTGAGGAAGGACTTGAGTTACACATGCAGAGACAACAAGGACTGCCTGGTGGACAAAcgccagaggaaccgctgccagtACTGCCGCTACCAGAAGTGCCTGGCCATGGGGATGAAGAGAGAGG TGGTCCAAGATGAACGACAACGAT CCGTTCAGGAGGAGCGTCAGAGGAATAAGGAGCGGGAAGGAGAGGTGGAGTCCACCAGTGCTGCAAACGAAGAGATGCCAGTGGAGAAGATTCTGGAAGCAGAGATGGCTGTGGAGCAGAAGACTGAGCTACATGCAGACGGCAGCTCAGGGGGAAGCTCT CCTAATGACCCGGTCACTAATATCTGCCAGGCTGCTGATAAACAGCTGTTTACTTTGGTGGAATGGGCAAAACGGATCCCTCACTTCAGTGAGCTGTCCCTGGATGACCAGGTCATCCTTCTGCGTGCTG GCTGGAACGAGCTGTTGATCGCCTCATTCTCTCATCGCTCCATCACAGTGAAGGATGGCATTCTGCTGGCCACTGGCCTCCACGTGCACAGGAACAGTGCTCACAGCGCTGGGGTGGGAGCCATCTTTGACAG GGAGAGTGCGCACAATGCAGAGGTTGGGGCCATATTCGACAG AGTTCTGACAGAACTGGTGAGCAAGATGAGGGACATGCAGATGGATAAAACAGAGTTGGGCTGCCTGAGAGCCATCATCCTTTTCAATCCAG ATGCAAAAGGATTGTCGAGCCCCAGTGAAGTGGAGTTACTGAGAGAGAAGGTCTATGCATCACTGGAGGCTTATTGTAAACAGAGATATCCTGACCAGCAGGGCAG GTTTGCCAAGCTCCTCCTCAGGCTCCCAGCGCTGCGCTCCATTGGCTTGAAGTGCCTAGAGCACCTGTTCTTCTTCAAGCTAATCGGCGACACCCCAATCGATACCTTCTTAATGGAGATGCTTGAAGCTCCTCATCAGCTCACCTAA